Proteins from a genomic interval of Candidatus Nitrosocosmicus arcticus:
- a CDS encoding HAD family hydrolase produces MRPFVFFDLGQTLIDEWNYVTYFDKLLFQTLNDYGARIDQRNYYTLRNDLVRNRKFGSSGFLEIISLMVGLILPKGYDSLIFDVLKTDLLENKRKLVKLFSQVNYLIPLLSKKYSLGIISNNSSGSANLLLKYDLDKHFKIVCLAEDIGFKKPDHKIFQKALVDSNSSIDNCIMVGDRLDIDILPANELGMKTIRTLDSLYKIQEPLNRKETPLFTINSLSELPEVLSRIS; encoded by the coding sequence GTGAGACCGTTCGTCTTCTTTGACCTTGGGCAAACGCTCATTGATGAATGGAATTACGTTACTTATTTTGATAAACTATTATTCCAGACACTTAATGACTATGGGGCTAGGATAGATCAAAGAAACTATTATACGTTGAGAAATGATTTAGTTCGAAACAGAAAATTTGGTTCATCAGGGTTTCTGGAAATTATTTCTTTAATGGTGGGTCTTATCCTTCCTAAGGGGTATGATTCTTTGATTTTCGATGTTTTAAAGACAGATTTGCTAGAAAATAAAAGAAAACTAGTCAAACTATTTAGTCAGGTTAACTATCTAATCCCATTATTATCCAAGAAATATTCATTAGGTATTATTAGCAACAATTCATCCGGTTCAGCCAATTTATTACTTAAATACGATCTAGATAAGCATTTTAAAATAGTATGTTTGGCAGAAGATATTGGATTTAAAAAGCCCGATCACAAAATATTTCAAAAGGCATTAGTTGACTCTAATTCAAGTATTGACAATTGCATCATGGTGGGAGACAGATTGGATATCGACATTTTACCTGCCAATGAGCTCGGAATGAAGACCATAAGAACTTTGGACTCTTTATACAAAATTCAAGAGCCTTTGAACAGGAAGGAGACACCACTTTTCACTATAAACTCTCTCTCTGAATTACCCGAAGTGTTGTCCCGTATTTCTTAG
- a CDS encoding HIT family protein, with translation MNSINKCIFCEIVNGIIKARKLYETEHSIAILDAFPLKDGHSLVISKSHKPKIQDLSLIENRDIFDAVHFLTEKIEKSMNCNSSLVGIHNGKDAGQEIPHFHIHVIPIAESNEKISIHSLFGKGDTQGRDLDEQWGKISKEIQRS, from the coding sequence ATGAATTCGATAAACAAGTGCATATTTTGTGAAATAGTTAATGGAATTATCAAAGCTAGAAAGTTATACGAAACTGAACATTCAATAGCAATTCTAGACGCATTTCCCCTAAAGGATGGACATTCACTTGTAATTTCCAAATCACATAAACCCAAAATTCAAGATTTGAGTTTGATAGAAAATAGAGACATTTTTGATGCAGTGCATTTCTTGACTGAAAAAATAGAAAAATCAATGAACTGTAATTCTTCACTAGTAGGTATACATAATGGAAAGGATGCTGGGCAAGAAATTCCTCATTTCCATATTCATGTTATTCCAATTGCAGAATCAAATGAAAAGATTTCAATCCATTCCCTTTTTGGTAAAGGAGATACTCAAGGAAGGGATTTAGACGAACAATGGGGAAAAATATCTAAGGAAATACAAAGAAGCTAA
- a CDS encoding ArsR/SmtB family transcription factor produces MEKTIVHERPLVTIMMNENIAKVLSDPHRLKILDFLYHRNRSTKDLFDLLKRAKFNIAMTTLRHHITILKKNGLISVYKTEEVKGTLVKYYKANVKMLAYENFPFVSLVRDNMEIIDLLYPKFYKAIKKIMINEKDLMATISSESKSRCKICKTFHYAEFLIFMILNMIITKVLRKLLKSKTNAVV; encoded by the coding sequence ATGGAAAAAACTATAGTTCATGAAAGACCATTAGTTACAATTATGATGAATGAAAATATTGCAAAAGTACTAAGCGATCCCCACAGACTAAAAATTTTAGATTTTCTTTATCATAGGAACCGCTCAACTAAGGATTTATTTGATTTATTAAAAAGAGCTAAATTTAACATTGCCATGACTACTTTGAGACATCACATAACCATATTGAAAAAAAATGGTTTGATAAGTGTTTATAAAACAGAAGAGGTTAAAGGAACTTTAGTAAAATATTATAAAGCTAATGTAAAGATGCTGGCTTATGAAAACTTTCCATTTGTTTCGCTTGTAAGAGATAACATGGAAATTATTGATCTGCTATATCCAAAATTCTATAAAGCCATCAAGAAAATCATGATTAATGAAAAAGATTTAATGGCAACTATATCATCCGAATCAAAATCTAGATGCAAGATTTGTAAAACTTTTCATTATGCTGAATTTTTGATATTCATGATTCTGAACATGATAATAACGAAAGTTTTGCGAAAGTTATTGAAAAGTAAGACTAATGCTGTGGTGTAG
- a CDS encoding ABC transporter ATP-binding protein yields MSPLLQLKNVNKTFPIHRNIFNLFSSSNPTRKVIDNVSFDLERGEVLVIAGESGSGKTTLAKLIMGSLIPDDGIISFDGDDVHSLKKKKAFYSMIQMIHQDPYSSLNPHIKIKDIVMEPLKIHENELSRNEKEEKVRLALRRTRLEPVEEILEKYPIMLSGGQRQRVSIARSIVKIPKLIIADEPVSMLDISVRAEILSLLNKLRKTLNISIIYITHDLATSRFIGDKIGIMFAGSIVEYGEIDEVLHNPLHPYTWMLLDAVTFSTNESKFYKSFGGINLFELPLKGCKFYNKCKLSFTDCTNDVEQFDISKKHSVSCFYYRNLNLNHPFN; encoded by the coding sequence ATGTCACCTTTGCTTCAACTTAAGAATGTGAACAAAACTTTTCCTATTCATAGGAATATTTTCAACCTTTTTTCTTCATCAAATCCAACAAGAAAAGTAATTGATAATGTATCTTTTGATTTAGAGCGGGGCGAAGTATTGGTGATAGCCGGCGAATCTGGTTCTGGAAAAACTACACTGGCTAAACTCATCATGGGTTCTTTAATCCCAGACGATGGGATCATATCCTTTGATGGGGATGACGTTCACTCTCTAAAAAAAAAGAAGGCATTTTATTCGATGATCCAGATGATCCATCAGGATCCTTATAGTTCCCTAAATCCCCACATCAAAATAAAAGACATAGTCATGGAGCCATTAAAAATTCATGAGAATGAATTAAGTCGTAACGAAAAAGAAGAGAAAGTGCGTCTTGCACTACGTAGAACAAGACTTGAACCCGTTGAAGAGATTTTAGAGAAATATCCAATCATGCTTTCAGGTGGTCAAAGACAACGTGTTTCAATCGCAAGATCTATTGTAAAAATTCCAAAATTAATAATAGCCGATGAACCTGTTTCAATGTTAGACATTTCTGTTAGAGCGGAAATTTTGTCATTATTAAATAAGTTAAGAAAGACTCTGAATATTTCTATTATTTATATTACACATGATTTAGCAACCTCGCGATTCATTGGTGATAAGATTGGGATTATGTTTGCTGGGAGCATCGTCGAATATGGAGAAATTGATGAAGTGTTACATAATCCACTTCATCCATATACTTGGATGTTACTTGATGCAGTTACCTTTTCAACTAATGAATCCAAATTCTATAAAAGCTTCGGCGGAATAAATTTATTTGAATTGCCCTTAAAGGGATGTAAATTTTATAATAAATGTAAATTATCTTTTACTGATTGTACTAATGATGTAGAACAATTCGATATTAGTAAAAAACATTCTGTTTCTTGTTTCTATTATAGAAACCTAAACCTAAATCATCCTTTTAATTAG
- a CDS encoding AAA family ATPase, with protein MVYIKKLDVFGFKSFGSKNISLNFQKGLIAVTGPNGSGKSNILDAIIFALGENSPKALRVDKFQSLFHDSSSNDNSHKIVKVSVTFDNEDRGIPVDDNLVTITREMSGVNTGESQYYLNKKKVSRNNILELLEIVVASPNKLNIVQQGMITRISELNSDERRKIIEDIVGLSYFDEKKDQAYKQLEESDRRLEIALAKMDEVRKRIDELEEERNDQHRYLQIESEINRLKAIKLSGSLNNLTKKISEFSEEQKFKEIKSQEVSKKLEEVTTQTENLSQEKKQFLVQANSASSERIKNEKRLSTVAYEYERNRATIKEVEHYFDQLNQKEKTNEIEQKTFREKEIELNNQLKDIESKIKIDEETQNELRKIGIPQLNT; from the coding sequence TTGGTCTATATTAAGAAATTAGATGTTTTTGGATTTAAATCGTTTGGATCAAAGAACATTTCACTAAATTTTCAAAAAGGTCTAATAGCTGTAACTGGACCAAATGGATCGGGCAAAAGCAATATCCTTGATGCTATCATATTTGCTTTAGGAGAGAACAGTCCAAAAGCCCTTCGTGTAGACAAATTTCAATCACTTTTTCATGACAGTAGTTCAAATGATAATTCTCATAAAATAGTCAAAGTCAGCGTAACTTTTGACAATGAAGATAGAGGAATTCCCGTGGATGACAATCTTGTCACCATAACAAGAGAAATGTCCGGAGTCAACACTGGAGAAAGTCAATACTATTTGAACAAAAAGAAAGTATCAAGAAATAACATCTTAGAACTATTAGAGATAGTTGTCGCGTCGCCTAATAAACTGAACATAGTACAACAAGGGATGATTACTAGAATATCAGAACTAAATTCAGATGAAAGGAGAAAAATAATTGAAGATATAGTAGGATTATCATATTTTGATGAAAAGAAAGATCAGGCCTATAAACAACTTGAGGAATCAGATAGAAGGCTCGAAATAGCATTGGCTAAAATGGACGAAGTGAGAAAGAGGATTGATGAGTTAGAAGAAGAGAGAAACGATCAACATAGATATTTGCAAATAGAATCAGAGATTAACCGACTAAAAGCGATAAAACTATCTGGAAGCTTAAATAATCTAACTAAAAAAATATCAGAATTCAGTGAAGAGCAAAAATTTAAGGAAATTAAAAGTCAAGAGGTTTCAAAAAAACTAGAAGAAGTAACTACACAAACCGAAAACCTCAGCCAAGAGAAAAAGCAATTTTTGGTTCAGGCCAATTCTGCGAGCAGTGAAAGAATAAAAAATGAGAAGAGACTATCAACAGTAGCATATGAATATGAAAGAAATAGAGCTACGATAAAAGAGGTAGAACATTACTTTGATCAATTAAATCAAAAGGAGAAAACCAATGAGATCGAACAAAAAACCTTTAGAGAAAAAGAGATCGAATTAAACAATCAATTAAAAGATATCGAATCCAAGATCAAAATAGATGAGGAAACCCAAAATGAGTTAAGAAAGATCGGAATACCGCAACTTAACACCA
- a CDS encoding HD domain-containing protein → MNISKSTKKWTFNSSYYDYASCFFITLSFASMITTGIFAIPLVSDFFSGKELDWNRDWTNLLFTITSALGCIWGLMAHSQFDITTKLIRNTWHLCRKLDPFIGEYDYKTFDPETNQLEDGYAYHSFVDFWDRENDVPHWLDKGKYWKILLELRKINKNVRLEVTKDANPPSKRGKGNVVVILKKFNQADSTGKKNESIDNKNAMFRIIIPQWLVINTEYKRFNIFSQTEINTITNIISDVNKNIPKIIDEIIFKEKPVLKHSGNILTSLSTYLNKSLPIRIVYSKTKEILPGAKKRQIQYTNENLSSVSLDYLIESILLKARTIGINEESLTKLHLLTQYLKKEYDKVGLGEGSSEYHNLHHSLEVAYMSLNMLPKEIHGYTITKRDYEIMLVAALLHDYDPMQGTSHYGLKYSRVPTVANTIAEIKRKRIHDAYFLLNSEELIRFFRKYESPLVDTQEFGTAHPEMLNGKEPKIESKIVEALIWRTDYPFNENAYNNFNQLLKEIDDQDFSVEKINLIAEILSLADLSVTYLSSDPLLAWNRVVKLYEELDFPLVEAVSRTDRFLSLFSEGSLFKDIISRKNFPDVFRQKWDNVYQFFHEGNPSNKINNLILDAKTKYEKINMDVSTSNCDYLINTAPQNKNEYYIGIVKDKEEIINTQAKLSGLQIENLEILPGNPDNILPFIKDKFVDNFIITIFCDNSEKRVNKERILKNLLHSYKSKLSQDGTIQIIVENEQDFRKIMSLIPEHGFKIISTSNKVTLGALNSDKSKHTNHAKNVKIITIQKLQNNNNNIQK, encoded by the coding sequence TTGAATATAAGCAAGTCGACTAAGAAATGGACTTTTAATTCGTCCTATTATGATTATGCAAGTTGCTTTTTCATTACATTATCGTTTGCCTCGATGATCACAACAGGTATTTTCGCCATCCCGCTAGTATCAGATTTTTTTTCAGGAAAGGAACTTGATTGGAATAGAGATTGGACCAACTTGCTATTTACTATAACTAGCGCACTGGGTTGTATATGGGGTCTTATGGCACATTCACAGTTTGATATTACTACAAAATTGATAAGGAATACCTGGCATTTATGTCGTAAACTAGACCCATTCATAGGAGAATATGACTATAAAACATTCGATCCGGAAACAAATCAATTAGAAGACGGATATGCTTACCATAGTTTCGTAGATTTTTGGGATAGGGAAAACGACGTACCCCACTGGCTTGATAAAGGAAAATACTGGAAGATATTATTGGAGTTGCGGAAAATAAATAAAAATGTAAGGCTGGAAGTGACAAAGGATGCAAATCCCCCTTCTAAAAGAGGAAAAGGCAACGTAGTAGTGATATTAAAAAAATTCAATCAGGCAGATTCTACCGGAAAGAAAAATGAATCAATTGATAATAAAAATGCAATGTTTAGGATTATAATTCCGCAATGGCTAGTAATTAACACAGAATATAAAAGATTTAATATTTTCTCTCAAACAGAAATAAATACAATAACAAACATAATTTCAGATGTTAATAAAAACATACCCAAAATAATTGATGAAATAATTTTCAAAGAAAAACCTGTTCTGAAACATTCTGGAAATATTCTGACATCCCTCTCTACATACCTAAACAAAAGTCTCCCTATAAGGATAGTGTATAGCAAAACTAAAGAAATACTTCCCGGTGCTAAAAAGCGTCAAATACAATACACGAATGAAAATCTTTCAAGTGTATCTCTAGATTATCTAATTGAATCTATTTTGTTAAAAGCCAGAACCATAGGTATCAATGAGGAATCATTGACTAAATTGCATTTATTGACCCAATATCTAAAAAAAGAATACGATAAGGTAGGCTTAGGAGAAGGATCGAGCGAATATCATAATCTACATCATTCTCTAGAGGTCGCCTATATGAGCCTAAACATGTTACCAAAGGAAATTCATGGTTACACGATTACCAAAAGAGACTATGAAATAATGCTAGTTGCAGCATTGTTACATGATTACGATCCGATGCAAGGCACCTCGCATTATGGTTTAAAGTATTCAAGAGTTCCCACAGTAGCAAACACCATAGCAGAAATAAAAAGAAAAAGAATTCATGATGCATATTTTTTGTTAAATAGTGAAGAACTAATCAGATTTTTTAGAAAATATGAGTCTCCTTTAGTAGATACACAAGAATTTGGGACTGCTCATCCAGAAATGTTAAATGGTAAAGAACCTAAGATCGAAAGTAAAATAGTTGAAGCATTAATCTGGAGAACAGACTATCCCTTTAATGAAAATGCCTATAACAACTTTAATCAGTTGTTAAAAGAAATAGATGACCAAGATTTTTCCGTAGAGAAAATCAACCTAATTGCAGAAATTCTATCATTAGCTGATCTATCAGTAACCTATCTTAGTTCTGATCCCCTCTTAGCATGGAACAGGGTGGTAAAATTGTACGAAGAACTAGATTTTCCGTTGGTAGAAGCTGTTTCTAGAACTGACAGATTCTTGTCTTTATTCTCAGAAGGTTCATTATTTAAAGACATAATATCCAGAAAAAACTTTCCAGATGTTTTCAGGCAAAAATGGGATAATGTATATCAATTTTTTCACGAGGGAAATCCCTCAAACAAAATAAATAATCTAATTTTGGATGCTAAAACCAAATATGAAAAAATTAACATGGATGTGTCGACCAGTAATTGTGACTATTTAATTAACACTGCTCCTCAAAATAAAAACGAATATTATATAGGAATTGTAAAAGACAAAGAAGAAATAATAAATACACAAGCAAAATTATCAGGGCTTCAAATAGAGAATTTGGAGATTCTTCCAGGCAACCCTGATAACATTCTCCCTTTCATAAAAGATAAATTCGTCGATAATTTCATTATCACAATCTTTTGTGATAATTCTGAAAAAAGGGTCAATAAAGAAAGGATACTAAAAAATCTACTTCATTCTTACAAGTCTAAATTAAGCCAAGATGGAACTATACAAATTATTGTGGAAAATGAACAGGATTTTAGAAAAATAATGTCGTTAATCCCCGAGCATGGTTTCAAAATAATTAGCACATCCAATAAGGTTACATTAGGAGCACTGAATTCAGATAAATCTAAACACACTAATCACGCTAAAAATGTCAAAATAATAACTATTCAAAAGCTGCAAAACAATAACAATAATATACAAAAATGA
- the purB gene encoding adenylosuccinate lyase has protein sequence MPILPIDSGRYGTKEMKDIFEEDRKLNYELIFECAVASAQAELNIIPREAYKNIEEVVSSNKITVQRVKELESISDHDIAAIVEAISELCSESSKPWIHYGLTSNDVVDSSTSMQMRDVFKIVESKLHHLIKELLKKSIEYQDLPAVGRTHGQHASITSFGLKFAIWSNELLDHLTRINEGKKRFLLCKTLGVVGTGSLMRENALEVQKIVAKKLDLFPTEAATQVIPRERYSEMLFTITLIALTLDKIAIEIRNLQRTEIGEVQEPFKKGQMGSSAVPVKKNPIKSERISSLARIVKSNLYVSFENIALWHERDLSNSANERFIIPMSSILIDDMISTMIKIIAGLKINNEKIVNNIELTKGQIFAEFILQVLILKGISRFKAYRDIQSIAFKASEKHEHFFDALIKEEEIINNVSKEELEVIFNPQSQLSASKNIIRNIVNKAKQMNIY, from the coding sequence ATGCCTATTTTACCTATAGACAGCGGAAGATATGGAACGAAAGAAATGAAAGACATTTTTGAAGAAGATAGAAAACTAAATTATGAATTAATTTTTGAATGTGCAGTTGCAAGTGCACAGGCTGAATTAAACATAATTCCGAGAGAAGCTTATAAAAATATAGAAGAGGTTGTTTCATCTAATAAAATAACAGTACAAAGAGTAAAAGAATTAGAAAGTATAAGCGATCATGATATCGCTGCGATAGTAGAAGCAATAAGCGAGTTATGTTCAGAAAGTTCAAAACCTTGGATTCATTATGGTTTGACAAGTAATGATGTGGTTGATAGTAGTACCTCAATGCAGATGCGGGACGTATTTAAGATAGTGGAATCAAAATTGCACCATCTAATCAAAGAATTACTAAAAAAATCAATAGAATATCAAGATTTACCTGCGGTAGGTAGAACTCATGGACAACATGCAAGTATTACTTCCTTTGGACTTAAATTTGCTATTTGGTCAAATGAGTTACTTGACCATCTAACAAGGATTAACGAGGGGAAAAAAAGATTTCTACTTTGCAAAACCCTAGGAGTTGTGGGGACGGGATCTTTGATGAGAGAGAATGCATTAGAGGTTCAAAAAATAGTTGCAAAGAAACTAGACCTCTTTCCTACCGAAGCTGCAACGCAAGTGATTCCAAGGGAGAGATATTCAGAAATGTTATTCACAATTACACTAATAGCTTTAACATTAGATAAAATAGCCATCGAAATTAGAAACTTGCAGCGTACTGAGATCGGAGAAGTTCAAGAACCATTTAAAAAAGGACAAATGGGAAGTAGTGCAGTACCAGTAAAAAAAAATCCGATAAAAAGCGAAAGAATCTCTTCATTGGCCAGAATCGTTAAATCAAATCTATATGTTTCTTTCGAAAATATAGCATTATGGCATGAAAGAGATTTATCAAATTCAGCTAACGAACGTTTTATTATTCCAATGTCATCCATCCTTATTGATGATATGATAAGTACAATGATAAAGATCATAGCAGGTTTGAAAATAAACAACGAAAAAATAGTAAATAATATAGAATTGACCAAGGGTCAAATATTTGCAGAATTTATCCTGCAGGTTTTGATATTAAAAGGTATTTCGAGATTCAAAGCATATAGAGATATTCAATCGATAGCCTTTAAAGCATCTGAAAAACACGAACATTTTTTTGATGCTTTAATAAAAGAAGAAGAAATTATCAACAATGTCAGCAAAGAGGAATTAGAAGTCATATTTAATCCCCAAAGTCAGCTTTCTGCATCGAAGAACATTATAAGAAATATAGTAAATAAAGCGAAACAAATGAACATTTACTAA